The following proteins come from a genomic window of Candidatus Sericytochromatia bacterium:
- a CDS encoding YchJ family metal-binding protein encodes MTGIRKLRQVKRSLRQTRWTGLTILAVEGGSVLESTGVVEFEATYEADGVRGVLHERSRFLREQGAWHYLDGEVSAREAP; translated from the coding sequence TTGACCGGAATCCGCAAGCTCCGCCAGGTGAAGCGCAGCTTGCGCCAGACCCGCTGGACCGGCCTGACGATCCTCGCCGTGGAAGGCGGCTCGGTGCTGGAGTCGACCGGGGTGGTCGAGTTTGAGGCCACGTACGAGGCCGATGGCGTGCGCGGCGTGTTGCACGAGCGGTCGCGCTTCTTACGAGAGCAGGGCGCCTGGCACTACCTCGATGGAGAGGTCTCGGCGCGCGAAGCCCCCTGA